A genomic stretch from Mycobacterium malmoense includes:
- a CDS encoding sulfatase-like hydrolase/transferase: MSDRPDVVIVMTDEERAVPPYEAPDVLAWRDRTLAGRKWFDEHGISFARHYTGSLACVPSRPTIFTGHYPDLHGVTQTDGIGKTADDSRMRWLRQNEVPTLGNWFRAAGYDTHYDGKWHISHADLTDPATGRPLATNDDDGVVDPAAVRRYLDADPLGPFGFSGWVGPEPHGAALANAGVRRDPLIADRVVAWLTDRYARRRAGDPGALRPFLLVASFVNPHDIVLFPTWSLRGPVKPSPLDPPPVPPAPTADEDLSTKPAAQIAFRETYYSGYGPAPAISRTYDRNAQRYRDLYYRLHAEVDGPIDRVRRAVTEGSSEAVLVRTADHGDLLGSHGGLHQKWFNLYDEATRVPFVIARIGERPTKPRVVTAPTSHVDLVPTLLSAAGLDVGDLAATLAESFSEVHELPGRDLMPIVDGAPADDTRAVYIMTRDNMLEGDSGASGLARRLKRTVNPPAPLRIRIPAHTASNFEGLVVRVDDVPGGTRHLWKLVRTFDDPGTWTEPGVRHLAANGLGGEAYRTSPLDDQWELYDLTADPIEADNRWTDPDLHELRQHLRTQLKHARASAIPERNRPWPYASRRPPSRQPSGLVRRVRSAFGR; encoded by the coding sequence GTGTCTGATCGCCCCGATGTCGTCATCGTGATGACCGACGAGGAGCGCGCGGTGCCGCCGTACGAGGCTCCCGACGTGCTCGCCTGGCGCGACCGAACGCTAGCCGGCCGCAAGTGGTTCGACGAACACGGCATCAGTTTCGCCCGGCACTACACCGGCTCGCTGGCCTGCGTGCCCAGCCGCCCAACGATTTTCACCGGTCACTACCCGGACCTGCACGGGGTCACCCAGACCGACGGCATCGGAAAGACGGCCGATGACTCCCGCATGCGCTGGCTGCGCCAGAACGAGGTGCCCACGCTGGGCAACTGGTTCCGCGCGGCCGGATACGACACCCACTACGACGGCAAATGGCACATCTCGCACGCCGACCTCACCGACCCCGCGACCGGCCGCCCGCTGGCGACCAACGACGACGACGGTGTGGTCGACCCCGCCGCGGTGCGCCGCTACCTGGACGCCGATCCGCTTGGGCCGTTTGGCTTTTCGGGATGGGTCGGCCCGGAACCGCACGGCGCGGCGCTGGCCAACGCCGGCGTTCGCCGCGACCCGCTGATCGCCGACCGGGTCGTCGCCTGGCTCACCGACCGCTACGCCCGCCGCCGCGCCGGCGACCCCGGCGCGCTGCGCCCGTTCCTGTTGGTGGCCAGCTTCGTCAACCCGCACGACATCGTGCTGTTCCCGACGTGGTCACTCCGCGGCCCGGTCAAGCCATCGCCCCTGGATCCGCCGCCGGTACCTCCGGCGCCCACCGCGGACGAGGATTTGTCGACCAAGCCGGCAGCCCAAATCGCGTTTCGCGAGACTTACTATTCCGGCTACGGCCCGGCGCCCGCGATCAGCCGAACCTACGACCGCAACGCCCAGCGCTACCGCGACCTCTACTACCGCCTGCACGCCGAGGTCGACGGGCCCATCGACCGCGTCCGGCGGGCCGTCACCGAGGGCTCCTCCGAGGCGGTGCTGGTGCGCACGGCCGACCATGGCGATCTGCTCGGCTCCCACGGCGGACTGCACCAGAAATGGTTCAACCTCTACGACGAGGCCACCCGCGTGCCCTTCGTCATCGCCCGCATCGGCGAGCGCCCGACGAAGCCGCGCGTCGTCACCGCGCCGACGTCGCACGTCGACCTGGTGCCGACCCTGCTCTCTGCGGCCGGCTTAGACGTGGGGGACCTCGCGGCCACGCTGGCCGAGTCGTTCTCGGAGGTCCACGAGCTGCCGGGCCGCGACCTCATGCCGATCGTCGACGGCGCACCCGCCGACGACACTCGGGCCGTCTACATCATGACCCGCGACAACATGCTCGAAGGCGACAGCGGCGCCTCGGGCCTGGCGCGCCGCCTCAAGCGGACGGTCAATCCGCCTGCGCCGCTGCGGATTAGGATTCCCGCGCATACCGCATCCAACTTCGAGGGACTGGTGGTCCGCGTCGACGACGTTCCCGGAGGCACCAGGCACCTGTGGAAGCTGGTCCGCACGTTCGACGATCCGGGAACCTGGACCGAACCCGGGGTGCGTCACCTGGCCGCTAACGGGCTTGGGGGAGAGGCCTACCGGACGTCCCCGCTCGACGACCAGTGGGAGCTCTACGACCTGACGGCCGATCCGATCGAGGCCGACAACCGTTGGACGGATCCGGATCTGCACGAGTTGCGCCAGCACCTGCGGACACAGCTCAAACACGCCCGGGCCAGCGCCATCCCCGAGCGAAACCGGCCGTGGCCCTATGCATCTCGCCGACCGCCGAGCCGGCAGCCGTCCGGGCTGGTGCGTCGGGTCAGGTCCGCATTCGGTCGATGA
- a CDS encoding SRPBCC family protein, producing MADIHRTRSIAAPVQEIWDVLADFGAISSWAGNADHSCILHSGVDGGPVGTARRVQVKRDVLVETITEFDPPHALAYDIEGLPSRLRRVTNRWTLQPTAGDSTVVTLTSTVEIGPRPYQKLVERVLCRFVARQSDSMLAGLANRLENARV from the coding sequence GTGGCCGACATTCACCGCACCCGCAGCATCGCGGCTCCCGTGCAGGAAATCTGGGACGTGCTTGCCGACTTCGGCGCGATCAGTTCGTGGGCCGGCAACGCCGACCACTCGTGCATCCTGCATTCCGGTGTCGACGGCGGACCCGTCGGCACCGCCCGGCGCGTTCAGGTCAAACGCGACGTCCTCGTCGAAACCATCACCGAGTTCGACCCGCCGCACGCGCTTGCCTACGACATCGAAGGCCTGCCCAGCCGGCTGCGCAGGGTGACCAACCGCTGGACGCTGCAACCGACCGCGGGCGACTCCACCGTGGTGACCCTGACCAGCACCGTCGAAATCGGGCCTCGCCCATACCAAAAGCTGGTCGAGCGCGTCCTGTGTCGCTTTGTGGCGCGACAGTCCGACTCGATGCTCGCCGGGCTCGCGAACCGATTGGAGAACGCCCGTGTCTGA
- a CDS encoding energy-coupling factor transporter transmembrane component T family protein, producing MTATSAPSDGATRRPSRPVVLLVPVPGTSTIHDLWAGTKLLVVFGVSVLLTFYPGWVTIGSVAALVLAAARIARIPRGVLPSVPRWLWVVIALGGITAALAGGSPKVSIDGVEIGLGGGLHFLRITALSVVLLGLGAMVSWTTNVAEIGPALATLGRPLRLLRIPVDEWAVALALALRAFPMLLDEFQVLYAARRLRPKRIPQSRKARRRRHALELIDLLAAAITVTLRRADEMGDAITARGGTGQLSANPARPNLADWVTLAVTVATCGAAVVLETILHTSA from the coding sequence GTGACCGCGACCTCGGCCCCGAGTGACGGCGCGACCCGACGCCCCTCCCGTCCGGTTGTGCTGCTGGTTCCGGTGCCCGGAACCTCGACCATCCACGATCTGTGGGCGGGCACCAAACTGCTGGTCGTTTTCGGTGTCTCGGTGCTGCTGACGTTCTACCCGGGGTGGGTGACGATCGGATCGGTGGCGGCCCTGGTGCTGGCGGCGGCCAGGATCGCCCGGATTCCGCGCGGCGTGCTGCCATCGGTACCGCGGTGGCTGTGGGTGGTTATCGCGTTGGGCGGTATCACGGCCGCGCTGGCCGGCGGCAGCCCAAAGGTCTCGATCGACGGGGTCGAGATCGGGCTCGGCGGAGGGTTGCACTTCCTGCGGATCACCGCGCTGTCGGTCGTGTTGCTCGGGCTCGGGGCGATGGTGTCCTGGACCACCAATGTCGCCGAAATAGGGCCCGCGCTGGCGACTTTGGGCCGACCCTTGCGACTGTTGCGGATCCCGGTCGACGAATGGGCGGTCGCGTTGGCGCTCGCACTGCGCGCCTTCCCGATGCTGCTCGACGAATTCCAGGTGCTCTACGCCGCCCGCCGGCTACGGCCCAAACGGATTCCGCAGAGTCGCAAGGCTCGCCGCCGGCGGCACGCCCTGGAGCTGATCGACCTGCTGGCCGCCGCCATCACGGTGACCCTGCGGCGCGCCGACGAGATGGGCGACGCGATCACCGCGCGCGGCGGCACGGGTCAGCTTTCCGCCAATCCCGCCCGGCCGAACCTGGCTGATTGGGTGACGCTCGCGGTCACCGTCGCGACCTGTGGCGCGGCGGTGGTGCTCGAGACGATATTGCACACCAGCGCTTAG
- a CDS encoding ATP-binding cassette domain-containing protein has protein sequence MTVPRPFRARRRGGPLRPVELAQAAVMGALCAVIAIISVIVPFAAGLALLGTVPTGLLAYRYRLRVLMAATAAAGVIAFLIAGLGGFMTVVHCVYIGGLTGFIKRRGRGTPTVIVASLIAGVAFGAASVGSLMVMTRLRHLIFEVMTANVDGLAAFMGRVHMQGAAADLKRYFADALHYWPWVLLVYFTVGVVIVSLIGWWALSRVLDRMRGLPDVHKLEAWDGSGAEEGPVGPVPVRLDRVRFRYPGASQDALREVSLEVRPGEHVAITGANGSGKTTLMLILAGREPTSGTVDRPGAVGLGKLGGTAVVLQHPESQVLGTRVADDVVWGLPPGTNVDVGQLLREVGLDGLAERDTGSLSGGELQRLALAAALAREPALLIADEVTTMVDQRGRDALLGVLSGLTQRHRTALVHITHYNNEADSAERTIDLSDSPDNTGMVETTGAPTRTTGTTAVDHRCHAPVIELLGVGYEYGSGTPWAKTALRDVTFTVEQGDGVLIYGGNGSGKSTLAWIMAGLTVPTTGSCLMDGRPTHEQVGAVALSFQAARLQLMRSRVDLEVASAAGFSPRDEDRVAAALRVVGLDPTLAKRPIDQLSGGQMRRVVLAGLLACSPRALILDEPLAGLDAASQRGLLRLLEDLRRERGLTVVVISHDFVGLEDLCPRTLHLHNGTLEPLESTSAAAGGMT, from the coding sequence GTGACCGTTCCCAGACCATTCCGTGCGCGCCGTCGGGGTGGACCGCTGCGGCCGGTCGAATTGGCACAGGCCGCCGTGATGGGCGCGTTGTGCGCGGTGATCGCAATCATTTCCGTCATCGTCCCGTTCGCGGCGGGGCTGGCCTTGTTGGGCACCGTGCCCACCGGGCTGCTGGCCTACCGCTACCGGCTGCGCGTGCTGATGGCCGCGACGGCGGCCGCCGGGGTGATTGCCTTTCTGATCGCCGGGCTGGGCGGTTTCATGACCGTTGTCCACTGCGTCTACATCGGCGGCCTGACCGGATTCATCAAGCGCAGGGGCCGGGGCACACCCACGGTGATCGTCGCGTCCCTGATCGCCGGGGTCGCCTTCGGTGCCGCGTCGGTCGGCTCGCTGATGGTGATGACCCGGTTGCGGCACCTGATTTTCGAGGTCATGACCGCGAACGTGGACGGGCTCGCCGCGTTCATGGGCCGGGTGCATATGCAGGGGGCCGCCGCCGATTTGAAGCGCTACTTCGCCGACGCGCTGCACTACTGGCCATGGGTGTTGCTGGTCTATTTCACCGTCGGAGTCGTGATCGTGTCGTTGATCGGCTGGTGGGCGTTGTCCCGTGTGCTGGACCGGATGCGCGGTCTGCCCGATGTCCACAAACTGGAAGCTTGGGACGGGAGCGGGGCGGAGGAAGGCCCGGTCGGGCCGGTTCCGGTGCGGTTGGACAGGGTGCGTTTCCGCTACCCCGGTGCCAGTCAAGACGCGCTGCGCGAGGTCAGCCTGGAGGTCCGGCCCGGCGAACACGTCGCCATCACCGGGGCCAACGGCTCCGGGAAGACCACGCTGATGCTGATCTTGGCCGGCCGGGAACCCACGTCGGGGACCGTGGACCGCCCGGGCGCCGTGGGTCTGGGCAAGCTGGGCGGCACGGCCGTGGTCCTGCAGCACCCCGAAAGCCAGGTCCTGGGCACCCGGGTCGCCGACGACGTGGTCTGGGGCCTGCCGCCGGGCACCAATGTCGATGTGGGCCAACTACTTCGAGAGGTCGGCCTCGACGGGCTCGCCGAGCGCGACACCGGAAGCCTGTCCGGCGGCGAACTACAGCGCCTCGCGCTCGCGGCGGCGCTGGCCCGGGAGCCGGCGTTGCTCATCGCCGACGAGGTCACCACCATGGTCGACCAGCGGGGCCGGGATGCCTTGCTGGGCGTGCTATCCGGGCTCACCCAACGGCACCGGACCGCCCTGGTGCACATCACGCATTACAACAACGAAGCCGATTCCGCCGAGCGCACAATCGATCTCAGCGATTCACCGGATAACACCGGCATGGTGGAGACCACGGGCGCGCCCACGAGAACCACTGGAACCACAGCGGTCGATCACCGGTGCCACGCGCCGGTGATCGAACTTCTCGGCGTCGGCTACGAATACGGCAGCGGCACCCCATGGGCCAAGACGGCACTGCGCGACGTCACCTTCACCGTCGAGCAGGGTGACGGGGTGCTGATTTATGGCGGCAACGGTTCGGGCAAGTCGACGCTGGCGTGGATCATGGCCGGGCTGACGGTTCCGACGACCGGCTCCTGCCTGATGGACGGCCGGCCCACCCATGAGCAGGTCGGCGCCGTGGCGTTGTCGTTCCAGGCGGCGAGGCTGCAGTTGATGCGCAGCCGCGTCGACCTGGAAGTGGCCTCGGCGGCGGGCTTTTCGCCCCGCGACGAGGATCGCGTCGCCGCGGCGCTGCGTGTCGTCGGGCTGGATCCGACGCTGGCCAAGCGGCCGATCGATCAGCTCAGCGGCGGTCAGATGCGCCGCGTGGTGCTGGCCGGGCTGCTGGCGTGTTCGCCGCGCGCGTTGATCCTCGACGAGCCGCTGGCGGGGTTGGATGCCGCCAGCCAGCGCGGCCTGCTGCGGCTGCTGGAAGACCTGCGCCGCGAGCGGGGTCTGACGGTGGTGGTCATCTCGCATGACTTCGTCGGCCTGGAAGACCTGTGCCCGCGCACCCTGCATTTGCACAACGGCACGCTGGAACCTCTGGAATCAACGTCGGCCGCGGCGGGGGGTATGACGTGA
- a CDS encoding MarR family winged helix-turn-helix transcriptional regulator — protein sequence MNASAANHTEVVDAANTEPQPGLGADLLAVVARLNRLASQRIQMPLPAAQARLLASIEAHGEARIGDLAAVDHCSQPTMTTQVRRLADAGLVSRSVDPGDARAVRVRITAKGVRTLNAVRADRAAVIEPQLARLEAADRQVLKEAVEVLRRLLENATYYPRRDV from the coding sequence ATGAACGCATCCGCCGCCAACCACACCGAAGTCGTTGACGCCGCAAACACCGAACCGCAGCCGGGGCTGGGAGCGGATCTCCTCGCCGTGGTCGCGCGGCTGAACCGGCTGGCCAGCCAGCGCATCCAAATGCCCTTGCCTGCGGCGCAGGCCAGGCTGCTGGCCAGCATCGAAGCCCACGGGGAAGCCCGAATCGGCGACCTGGCGGCCGTGGACCACTGTTCGCAGCCGACGATGACCACGCAGGTGCGCCGGCTCGCGGACGCCGGCCTGGTCAGCCGAAGCGTCGACCCCGGGGACGCACGGGCGGTCCGAGTCCGCATCACGGCCAAAGGGGTCCGCACGCTCAACGCGGTTCGGGCCGACCGCGCCGCGGTGATCGAACCGCAATTGGCCCGGCTCGAGGCGGCGGACCGGCAGGTGCTGAAGGAAGCGGTCGAGGTGCTGCGCCGGCTTCTCGAGAATGCCACGTACTACCCTCGCCGCGATGTGTGA
- a CDS encoding ATP-binding cassette domain-containing protein — translation MRPEASAFPAPPLTAWVGSARYVFAPGRDVLVGYGPGFDIPLQRPGGAAPAPRPDVVLRFTGTQWVAIDSGPHGMFVNGSRLSAVEIHSGQAITIGDPQRGPRLVFQIGPPAGPAQRPVHAPPPQRPQFAPPPPAAARPNRPNVQPPTQRTTQRMRVGPPQPPAAGRPAQPARPGPTTPPPVPPTAPPEQPSGPGLIERMITRKLRAPRSSFSTEEASSTYRLPLKPGARTIGVTAYRLGLMVDGREMLTDISFTARPGTLTAVVGPSAARNSALLALLAGTRGLTAGRMTVDGHDVYAEPESMRARIGIVHRDERVHPRLTVEQTLGYAAELRLPPDTLPQHRHRVVDQLLEELALTPHRTTRIGKLSPEVRRCASMAIELITRPTLLVVDEPGAGLDAAQQNHVMAILRRQAEIGCVVVAAMSSQTSLSNLNLCDQVLALTSAGTVAFAGTPLQIESAMGTADWPNVLARVSADPDGAHRAFVARQQEAAPPAPPEVAAPWPLPAELPVKRQIGLVARRQLRLLGADPVYFLFLAVLPFVLAALALLIPGDSGLDRPKPGSVNPHEAIELLAAFNIAAVIVGTALTIRVLVEERRAFRREQAVGLSAWAYVAAKVIVFGLAAAILTAVLFAIVIVVKGGPVHGAVLLRNATVELYVSVAATAIVSAIVGLALSALGNRLREVLPLVVPVILASLLFDGSLVQLVSKWGPQQISWFVPAQWGFAASASTVDLRRIDPLAANAEMWTHYSGWWVFDMVMLVVCGAVAAGFVLYRLRPPKRETRFPSTTSRTPRTG, via the coding sequence ATGCGGCCCGAGGCTTCCGCCTTCCCAGCCCCGCCGTTGACCGCATGGGTCGGATCGGCGAGGTACGTCTTTGCCCCGGGTCGCGACGTGCTGGTGGGCTACGGCCCGGGGTTCGACATCCCACTGCAGCGGCCCGGTGGCGCCGCCCCGGCGCCTCGCCCCGATGTGGTGCTGAGGTTCACCGGTACCCAGTGGGTGGCCATCGACAGCGGCCCCCATGGCATGTTCGTCAACGGCTCGCGGCTGTCGGCGGTCGAGATCCACAGCGGTCAGGCGATCACGATCGGTGATCCGCAGCGAGGCCCCCGGCTGGTTTTCCAGATCGGTCCCCCAGCCGGTCCAGCTCAACGCCCGGTTCACGCGCCGCCCCCGCAACGGCCGCAGTTCGCGCCACCGCCTCCCGCCGCGGCCCGGCCCAATCGTCCGAACGTGCAGCCCCCGACGCAGCGGACCACCCAGCGGATGCGGGTAGGCCCACCCCAACCGCCCGCGGCCGGGCGACCTGCCCAACCCGCCCGGCCGGGACCGACGACGCCACCGCCCGTCCCACCCACAGCGCCGCCCGAGCAGCCCAGTGGCCCGGGTCTGATCGAGCGGATGATCACGCGAAAGCTGCGGGCCCCGCGGTCCTCTTTCAGCACCGAGGAGGCCAGCTCCACCTATCGATTACCGCTCAAGCCCGGGGCGCGCACGATCGGGGTGACCGCCTACCGGCTGGGACTTATGGTCGACGGGCGCGAGATGCTCACGGACATCTCGTTCACGGCGCGCCCGGGCACCCTGACCGCGGTCGTCGGACCGTCGGCGGCGCGCAACTCGGCGCTGCTCGCGCTGCTCGCCGGCACCAGGGGCCTGACCGCCGGCCGAATGACCGTCGACGGCCATGACGTGTACGCCGAGCCCGAGTCCATGCGCGCCCGCATCGGGATAGTGCACCGCGACGAGCGCGTTCACCCGCGGCTCACCGTCGAACAGACCCTGGGGTACGCCGCCGAACTGCGCCTGCCACCGGACACCTTGCCCCAGCACCGTCACCGCGTGGTGGACCAGCTGCTCGAAGAGCTCGCGCTGACACCGCACCGCACGACCCGGATTGGCAAGCTCTCCCCCGAGGTGCGCCGATGCGCGTCGATGGCGATCGAACTCATCACCAGACCGACACTGCTCGTCGTTGACGAACCGGGCGCCGGGCTGGATGCGGCGCAGCAAAACCACGTGATGGCAATCCTGCGGCGCCAGGCCGAAATCGGCTGCGTGGTGGTGGCGGCGATGTCGTCGCAGACATCGCTGAGCAACCTCAATCTGTGCGACCAGGTATTGGCGCTCACCTCGGCCGGCACGGTGGCTTTCGCCGGGACGCCGCTGCAGATCGAGTCCGCAATGGGCACCGCCGACTGGCCGAACGTCCTCGCGCGGGTAAGCGCCGATCCCGACGGCGCCCATCGCGCGTTTGTGGCCCGGCAACAAGAAGCGGCTCCGCCGGCGCCACCGGAGGTCGCGGCACCGTGGCCGCTTCCCGCCGAGCTTCCCGTCAAGCGGCAAATCGGGTTGGTGGCCCGTCGCCAGCTTCGCCTGCTCGGCGCCGATCCCGTTTATTTCCTGTTCCTGGCGGTCCTGCCCTTCGTGCTGGCGGCGCTGGCCCTGCTGATTCCCGGTGATTCGGGGCTCGATCGGCCCAAGCCCGGCAGCGTCAACCCGCACGAAGCGATCGAGCTGCTGGCCGCGTTCAACATCGCCGCGGTGATCGTGGGCACGGCGCTGACCATCCGCGTCCTCGTCGAGGAGCGCCGCGCCTTCCGGCGTGAGCAGGCCGTCGGGTTGTCGGCGTGGGCCTACGTGGCGGCCAAGGTCATCGTCTTCGGCCTGGCGGCGGCAATCCTGACGGCCGTCTTGTTCGCCATCGTCATCGTCGTCAAGGGCGGCCCGGTGCACGGCGCCGTCTTGCTGCGCAACGCGACCGTCGAGCTTTACGTGAGCGTGGCCGCCACGGCCATCGTCTCGGCGATCGTCGGGCTGGCGCTCTCCGCGCTGGGGAACCGGCTGCGGGAAGTCCTGCCGCTGGTGGTTCCGGTGATCCTGGCGTCGCTGCTGTTCGACGGCAGTTTGGTTCAGCTGGTAAGCAAGTGGGGCCCCCAGCAGATCTCCTGGTTCGTCCCGGCCCAGTGGGGCTTCGCGGCATCGGCGTCCACCGTCGATCTGCGCAGGATCGACCCGCTGGCCGCCAACGCCGAGATGTGGACCCACTATTCGGGGTGGTGGGTGTTCGACATGGTCATGCTTGTCGTCTGTGGCGCGGTGGCGGCCGGGTTCGTCCTGTATCGACTGCGGCCGCCCAAACGCGAAACGCGTTTCCCAAGCACTACATCGCGAACACCAAGAACTGGGTGA
- a CDS encoding esterase-like activity of phytase family protein produces the protein MMPAPARALALSLLCLALSLAGCAPAPPPRPMLTYLGQSQVSFGATFDGTVIGGLSGISYDAGRQLYYVISDDRSERNPARFYTVRIALSDKGIDNVTFTATHPLLDESGRPFKPLTQNTTPPVVPPDPEGIAFDPGRQRLYWCSEGERLTAGPVLLNPWVRAAGLDGAYLGQFSLPPNLAMSAQHTGPRRNKALEGVALTPDGQSLFAAMEDPGYNDGPKSDDGRAVLTRITKFDVATEKPTAQYAYPMEPPAPPVDLNGVPDLVALSDTTFLVLERSSAIPPTIRIYRAEIGAATDVSALPSMKGAALTPMTKTLAVDLSTTSPVENIEGITLGPKLPDGRQSVVLVSDNNFSPSQVTQFLVFAM, from the coding sequence GTGATGCCCGCGCCGGCCCGCGCGCTTGCGCTGAGCCTCCTATGCCTCGCCTTGTCCCTGGCCGGATGCGCCCCGGCGCCCCCGCCGCGGCCGATGCTGACGTACCTCGGTCAGTCGCAGGTTTCGTTCGGCGCCACTTTCGACGGCACGGTCATCGGCGGCCTCTCGGGGATCAGCTATGACGCGGGCCGCCAGCTGTACTACGTCATCAGCGACGACCGCTCCGAGAGGAACCCGGCCCGGTTCTACACGGTTCGGATAGCGCTGTCCGACAAGGGAATTGACAACGTCACATTCACCGCAACGCATCCGCTGCTCGACGAGTCCGGTCGGCCGTTTAAGCCACTGACTCAGAACACCACGCCGCCGGTGGTTCCCCCCGACCCGGAGGGCATCGCCTTCGACCCCGGGCGGCAACGGCTGTATTGGTGCTCGGAAGGCGAGCGACTCACCGCGGGGCCGGTATTGCTGAACCCATGGGTCCGGGCCGCCGGGCTCGACGGTGCCTACCTGGGCCAGTTCAGCTTGCCGCCGAATCTGGCGATGTCCGCACAGCACACCGGGCCGCGCCGCAATAAGGCGCTGGAGGGGGTGGCACTGACGCCCGACGGCCAGTCGCTGTTCGCCGCGATGGAGGATCCCGGTTACAACGACGGACCAAAGAGCGACGACGGCCGCGCTGTGTTGACGCGGATCACCAAATTCGACGTGGCTACCGAGAAACCCACCGCCCAGTACGCGTATCCGATGGAGCCGCCCGCGCCGCCCGTCGACCTCAACGGGGTCCCGGATCTCGTCGCGCTGTCCGACACGACCTTCCTGGTGCTGGAACGGTCCTCTGCCATACCGCCGACCATCCGGATCTACCGCGCCGAGATCGGTGCGGCGACCGACGTGTCGGCGCTGCCGTCGATGAAAGGCGCCGCACTGACCCCCATGACCAAGACGCTGGCGGTCGATTTGTCGACAACGTCGCCGGTGGAGAACATCGAGGGCATCACGCTGGGACCGAAACTGCCCGACGGCCGCCAATCGGTGGTGCTGGTCAGCGACAACAACTTTTCACCGAGTCAGGTCACCCAGTTCTTGGTGTTCGCGATGTAG